TAAGAAGTACGCTGGATAAGTTACTTAACTTTATAGAGGCATTGTACTTAGCTGAAATTGTAGACCATCAACTTACGACCGAGCATTATTAAAGCTTTCGATGAGATGCATCGTAAGAATTATTGAGACGATACTTTTCATTCCCTGAAAGCAGCCATGCATTATCGTCTTCAAAATGCGCCAAAAGACCAAGCTCATGGTATTGCTGAGCGGTAAATTTACACGGAACCTCAAAGCCATGGCGCTTGATACGGCAGTAAAGGGCATTATCGCTCGACATCATCATGGTTCCTAAATCAAGCATCTCTTCGGTGTCATCGGATATCTTGATCCGTACCCCTTGGATATCGCCCTGCTCTCCCGCTACAACCCGAATAGCTCTCACGAAAAATCCAGCATCGCTCACGAGAACGGCCGATTTTTGCTGCCCTACCTGAAGCTCCCATTCACCATTTTCTTGTGGAATAAGGCACTTGGCAAAGAGAATAGCCACCTTAGGGTGCAGCGCTTCGTCTCCATGAACCCACCGGCCATCGTTGGTCACCCGAATCGGTAAATCATCTATGATAAGCAATGACGGCAAAGCACTCCACCTTTTCTAGTTAACCCGCTCTATACCCCAATGTTATACCGGGTCCAGAATCATTCAAGAGCCTGCCCATTCTATCAGGATTATGTTAGAGCGGCTTCATGGGACGTCTGTGTATTGTTGGTTTGGACTGTTTAACACCTCAATTGGCATTTGATCGCTTCGCGCATCGTATGCCAACCCTCACCAAGCTGCGCACAAACGGACTCTCTGGCCTTTTGGAAAGCTCGGTCCCTCCAATCACTGTACCGGCATGGGCCTGTATGACAACCGGCTATCCGCCAAGCCGGCTCGGCGTCTATGGGTTTCGAGATCGCAAGTTGGGATCTTATACGGAGCGCAAACTTGCCAATTCCCTCAGCCACGATGCCCCCTATCTCTGGGACCGCCTCACGGATGCCAACAAGTCATCGCTGGTTTTAAGTGTTCCTCTTACCTGGCCAGCTCGCCCTCTTCTAGGAAAAATGATCACGGGTTTTTTAACGCCCGATGACCGGCAATATGCATCTTACCCCCGTGACTGTCTGGAAAAAGCCGAGAGCAACCATCAGACCTTAGCATTCGATATCGATGGGTTTCGCTCTGGTAACCATGCTGAAATTCTCGAAGCCTGCATTGCCTTAAGCACTCAGCAAACAGAATTATACTGCGAATGGCTACAAACTCAGGCATGGGACTTTGCAATGCGCGTCGACATGGGTCCCGACCGAATGCATCACGCACTTTGGGGAGCCATGCAGAGCCAGACAGATCACCCATTTAAAGATGCGATGGGTGACTACTATGAACTCTTAGATAAACAGCTTTCCCAAGTTGTAGCCTGTCTAAACCAAAACGATACACTCATGGTCGTTTCTGATCATGGCGCTCAAACCATGGAAGGTGCCATCGCTCTGAACCAATGGCTGCTCGACGAAGGTTTGTTAAAGCTTTATCAGATGCCTGAACAGGTTGAGTCTCTAGATCCTGAGAATGTTGATTGGTCGCAAACCAAAGCTTGGGCAGCTGGAGGCTACGTCGGAAGAATCTATCTCAATTTGGAGAGCCGCGAACCTCAAGGCACCATCAAGCCGAAAGATGCACCAAGGTTCATCGACGAACTCCTCACGAAATTTACAAAATTGCAGACACTTGCAAACAAGCCCATCGAATTCAAAGCACACAGGCCAGCGCAGAATTGGGAAAACGCGCAGGGTCATCCGCCAGATGTCATTCTCGAAATAGAAAATTACCGGTACCGGGCTCTGGGGACCATCGGTTATGATTCAGCTCTCCAGCGTGAGAACGATTACGGTGAAGATGGAGCAAACCATGCAAGGCATGGGCTTTTTGTAATGAATGGTCCGGGTATAAGAAGCGGAGAGATTCTCGGAGCAACGCTTTATGACATTGCTCCCACGGTGTGTTCTCATTTTGACCTGAGCCATCCAGAAGACTGGACAGGCCAAGTTTTAAAATAGGAACTTAGCTCGAACGAATAGATTAACTATCGCTGATGAGCTTAGGAGCCTGACGCTGCTGGTGGTCGGTCCTCATTCGGGTTGCTTGAAACAGCAGTTTCCTCGGTTTCCGTCGGTGTCTCATCAGCGCTTTCGCTTGAGCTGCCTGATGAGGAAGGCGCAGATTCAGGGCTGTCCATCACCGCTTCTTGGAGTGATGATACTTCACCCTCCTGGGCATCAGAGCTGCTTGCAGCGCTACCTTCAGAGCCGGTGCCCGCAGCACCCGCATTATCCGAACCTGTGATTGCAGTGGAAACAACTTCATCGTTCACTTCAACGGTTACCGAAGTTTGTCCTGAGTAAACAGCCAGCTCACCGATGCAAACTTCACTCTCCGCTGAGAGCTCTCCGGTTTTGCTCGCCGCAATCATGATTTTTTCGTATTCGTGTTGCGCAACGCTGACGTCCTTCGTAGCCAAAGCTTCCATCATGGTCACCGCTGCTTGCTCGGAAACACGCAGTAGGCCTTTGATGGCTGTAAGCTTTTCGTTCACGCAGTTTAGCTTGAGGACATCGCGTTGCTCTCGAGCTTCCTCAAGATAACCCAGTACCTTGGAGAGCGAGCCGCGCATGTTGTCTACGGCGCGACGGGTTCGGACAGACTTCTCTTCGTCTGGAACCATTTCGATAGCACTCTCGCGAGGCTGAACTTGTTCTTTAACCGTGTTGGTGACGGAATTTTGGGCATAGGCGCTTACCGTAAGACCTAGAATACAACTCGCCACGGCGACTCTCGTTATTATTCGCTTTATCATGATTTGAATTTACCCCTCTTCACCCGCTGCGTCAACGTATCTGTCACTCTTGAATGAAGATTGACAAGACGCGTTAAGTTCCCGTTTTCACGAAAAGATCGCGATATAGAGGGTTGACGATTAGAATTGGAAATGATTTCAGGTCGACGGCACTTGAAGTGGGGGTAAGAACTTCAATTTTAGCCCCCATCTGATACGAAGGTGGGTATCGAAGTGAGCAGCACTTCAACATCCGGGAGGGAAATGATGCGATTTGAAGATCCACTACTAGAGGCAAAACTCATCCGCCGATACAAGCGTTTCTTAGCTGATGTAAAGCTTAGAACCGGTGAAGAAATTACGGTTCACTGTGCGAACCCCGGTGGAATGCTTGGTATTTCTGACCCAGGCTCCAAAGTTCTTCTCTCGGCAACCAACGACCCGAGACGAAAATTCGACCACCAACTGGAGATTATCTATTCCGGCCGCACGCCGGTAGGAATTCATACCGGTCGGCCAATTACCGTGGTTTCTGAAGCGATTATGGCTGGGCAAATCCCGGAACTCGCTGGCTACGCAACCATGCGCCGGGTTCCAAAGAACTCTCGAAACTCACGCGTCGATCTAATACTCGACGGCAATGGGCTACGACCTTGTTACATTGTTGTAGAAAGCGTTACGTTGGAAAAAGAGGGCGTAGCCCACTTTCCAGATGCTCGGCACACACGCGGTATTGAAGAAGCCACTCACCTGACCAACTTGGTTCGGGAAGGTAACCGAGCCATGGTGATCTTCGTCGCGCAGAGAAGTGATGTTACGAGCTTTAAACTGGCCGATGCTCTCGACTCCGAATACTGCGATGCATTTAGAGATGCTGTCGCACGGGGCGTAGAAACGCTGTGCTTCCGAGCCAAAGTGAGCCGAAAGGCCATCGAATTCGACAAAAGCATGCCAATGAATCTAGAAAGCTAAATTAGCTTAAAGGCGCTCCGTTGAGCGCCTTTTTTGTGCCTTCTAAAGATGTCGGCGAATGGTCTTATCTACATCGATTCGGTGCTCTAAGTCCTCAAGATAGTTTAAGTTATCTGTTTCTAGGACAATCGTTGGCGACCGGTCGTAACCCTCATACCAACCTTCATAGAGCTGGTTTAAGCTTCTCAGATACGATGTGGGTATTTGCTGCTCTTCTGGCCTTCCGCGGAGCTGAATACGACTGCGAATCGTTCGCACACTTGCCCGTAGGTAAATCATCAAATCTGGCGGTTGCAGTGCCTCAAGAATAGTCTCGTAAAGATCGTTGTACAGAGCCCACTCACGCTTGAGAATGAACCTTCGCCGCCGTAAGTACGCTGCAAATATTTCCGCATCCTCATAGATCGTCCGGTCTTGAATGACCGTTGCCGTCTCTCTACGCTTTTCAAGCTCGCGATGAATTCTGAACTTGTGGGTTAAGAAATAAACTTGAGAGTGGAACGCCCAGCGCTTCATATCTCTGTAAAAATCGACCAGATAAGGGTTTTCCGCGTTCGGCTCGAAAAAAGGCTCTACATTGTAGGTCTTACAAATGAAGTCGACCAATGTACTTTTTCCACAACCAATGTTGCCGGCAACTGCAATGTATTTTGTTTTTGACATCGGATCGCTTACTAGCTCAGAGAGAGCCTCAATTCAAAATGGCAATTGCTAGTTTTAACGTTAAAATCACCATTGACCATCGATGGTTGGGGTAGCAATACTCTCAATCATAACAGCACCCACAAGGGCCCACCCAGGTCTAAGTGAACATACACCGTTGGGGAACACATAGTGAACGAATTTCGCCCATCCAGGTTTTTAACCATTTTGTTTCTTGCGACCACCTTCGCCCTTCTGGGAAGCGGTTGTTCTGACCTACTCGGATCCGGGGAAAATGAGATCGGGGCCAACACCCCAAGCTCAGAAGAAGTACCGGAAGCAACTCCAGGAGATTTGCCTGACGACACGGAAACAACCAGTGTCGAGGCCACCATTTCGCTTAACTCCATTCAACCCAACCGCGGAAGCACCGAAGGTGGCGACCTTGTCGAAATCATCGGCTGGGGATTCGAAGACGATCAAGGTGCAGCGCCCAGTACCTTTCAAATTACGTTCGGCCCTACCGGCGCCGCGTGCACCCAAGTTCAGGTCGTTAGTGATACCAATATCCAGTGCATCACACCCGCCTACGCATTGGCAGAAAATGTAACCGTCCGAATCTTAAAAGCAGCAGAGGGACAACCGCCCGCGACCGCTCTGCTGGAGAGTGGTTTTGAATATTTCGATCCTGTAGCCATTACGGGGATCCAACCAGACCGCGGTCCAAGTGAAGGTGGAACCGTCGTTGCAATCTTCGGTAGCGGACTCATCGATGGAACCACTGTTCGATTTGATGACTCCAGCCCCATCGAAGCAGCCGTGGTTGACTCGCACACACTCACGGTGTCTACACCGGCACTTGAGCGCGGCACTTATTCCGTCACAGTCACCAACATGAACGGCACTGCAACATTGCCAGCTGCCTTCCGCACATTCGACCCTGTTCGACTCGATGCTATTGAGCCTTTCGCTGGACCCATTGGCGGCGGTACTGAAGCAAACATCACTGGAGCGGGCTTTGTTGAACCAACCGTGCTTATGGTTGGAATCACAAGCGCTGAGAATACACCGAACCCGTTTGAAACAGAGATGGCGTTCGTAACA
This genomic stretch from Deltaproteobacteria bacterium harbors:
- a CDS encoding DUF1285 domain-containing protein; translation: MPSLLIIDDLPIRVTNDGRWVHGDEALHPKVAILFAKCLIPQENGEWELQVGQQKSAVLVSDAGFFVRAIRVVAGEQGDIQGVRIKISDDTEEMLDLGTMMMSSDNALYCRIKRHGFEVPCKFTAQQYHELGLLAHFEDDNAWLLSGNEKYRLNNSYDASHRKL
- the sfsA gene encoding DNA/RNA nuclease SfsA; the protein is MMRFEDPLLEAKLIRRYKRFLADVKLRTGEEITVHCANPGGMLGISDPGSKVLLSATNDPRRKFDHQLEIIYSGRTPVGIHTGRPITVVSEAIMAGQIPELAGYATMRRVPKNSRNSRVDLILDGNGLRPCYIVVESVTLEKEGVAHFPDARHTRGIEEATHLTNLVREGNRAMVIFVAQRSDVTSFKLADALDSEYCDAFRDAVARGVETLCFRAKVSRKAIEFDKSMPMNLES
- a CDS encoding deoxynucleoside kinase → MSKTKYIAVAGNIGCGKSTLVDFICKTYNVEPFFEPNAENPYLVDFYRDMKRWAFHSQVYFLTHKFRIHRELEKRRETATVIQDRTIYEDAEIFAAYLRRRRFILKREWALYNDLYETILEALQPPDLMIYLRASVRTIRSRIQLRGRPEEQQIPTSYLRSLNQLYEGWYEGYDRSPTIVLETDNLNYLEDLEHRIDVDKTIRRHL